A stretch of DNA from Noviherbaspirillum sedimenti:
GTGAATAACCTGGTGCAGGTCGAAGGTACGCCGCTGTACGGCACCGATCCGATCGATCCGCTGGAATTCGTGCGCACGGTGGCAGTGGCCCGGATCACCATGCCGAAGGCGCGGGTGCGGCTGTCGGCCGGGCGCCGGCAGATGGGCGAGGCGGTGCAGGCATTGTGTTTCGTGGCCGGCGCCAACTCGATTTTTTATGGCGAAAAGCTGCTCACCACGGGCAATCCGGAGATCGATGCCGACCGCGCCCTGCTGGACAAGCTCGGCATGCGCGCGCGCGGCACCGCCGTGGATGCGCGTTGCGAGATTGATTCCTGAGCAATTTCGACATGATGCCTGAATTGCATCAGGCACCAATCCTCGACTGGGAGGGTGCCTTGCGGTATCATTACACAGTCATTGGGGAGTAGCCGCTCTTCCCCCGAAGAGGCTTATGTCAACACACTTGACCCGCAGGTCATGGCATAAGCGGTTCTGCAGCTTGGCAAGACTTTTGACCACAACGCTTCCGTGCAGGCCGGGGGAAGTGTCGTGGTCATTCGTTTAATGCCCGGCTGTGGAATATCTCGAATTCATGGAATCCCTTCTCGTTTCAACCGGCGTCGTCGCCCTCGCTGAAATCGGCGACAAGACGCAATTGCTCGCCTTCCTGCTCGCCGCCCGCTTCAAGAAGCCCTTGCCGATCATTGCCGGCATCCTGTGCGCGACCATCGTCAATCATGGACTGGCCGGCGCCTTGGGTGCCTGGATTACGGCCAGCATCACCCCGGAAGTCTTGCGCTGGGTGCTGGGTGTTTCCTTCATCGGCATGGCCATCTGGACCCTGATCCCCGACAAGATTGAGGAAGAGGAAACCCAGGTCGCCAAACGCTTTGGCGTGTTCGGCGCCACCCTGATCACTTTCTTCCTGGCCGAGATGGGGGACAAGACCCAGATCGCCACCATCGCCATGGCCGCGCATTATGCTGCGCCGCTGATGGTGGTGATCGGCACCACCCTGGGCAT
This window harbors:
- a CDS encoding TMEM165/GDT1 family protein, with product MESLLVSTGVVALAEIGDKTQLLAFLLAARFKKPLPIIAGILCATIVNHGLAGALGAWITASITPEVLRWVLGVSFIGMAIWTLIPDKIEEEETQVAKRFGVFGATLITFFLAEMGDKTQIATIAMAAHYAAPLMVVIGTTLGMLIADVPAVFAGDKLAAKIPMKLVHSIAAAIFAVLGVATLLGAGAKLGI